In the Scylla paramamosain isolate STU-SP2022 unplaced genomic scaffold, ASM3559412v1 Contig1, whole genome shotgun sequence genome, ataactactactattactattactataattGAAATGatgataactactactactactacaactactactactactactactactactactactactgttgctcttatgaaaaccaaaacacacacaccactgccaccaccactaccactactactactactactattaatactactacaaaaccactactactactactattacttctacgaGGACTAAAACAaacacctctaccaccaccaccaccaccaccaccgctaccaccaccaccaccactcaccagaTAAAGTCACGGGCGGAAGAACTGGTAGAGCAAAGCAGCGAGGAGACAGTGGGATTCCTGGGGGACCTCCTTAACCGCGTTGTTCGGGGCATATCAGATCTACAGGAAGCTGGGCATATCCTGCAGGAGGTTGGGCGCCTGAAGAGGACTGCGCAGGATAGCAAgaccctctcctccatcactaAGGCCTTTGAAAGTGCCAAGGGCGTGAGGCAGCGTGTCCAAGCCCTCAGGAACTGTGAAGAGCCTCATGATTCTGTGAGTGAGATTGTGTGGGAGGTTTAATGAAAAAGTTGTTAGAAATTGTACGTTTTTGtccctttttctgtcttttcttggTGTTTTAAAGTTTGTGGTGGGAAAATAGGCCTATATGCATTTTTTGAAGAGGAGACATAGGCTGAGAAGCGAGGAATATcagggaaaatggaaaaaaataagggtgaTCTAAGCAAAATTGTAgggatcagtaatcagggcaGGACAAGAAGCTACGGATTCAAGCATGATAGATTTAAAAGACAGGAATTGCTTCTCAAACagtggtggatgactggaatacCCTGGGAGAGACTGGAATAGGCTGGAATAGTCTTAGTAGTGCGGGCTGTTGATGGCGAGTCAATAGAGAACTTTAAAAGAGTAGAAAAtgtatgaagatgaaaaactgactactactactactactactactactctctctctctctctctctctcacctttaccCTCGCTCCCCAGATAAGGATTGGGGACAGACCTGTGGTGGTGGCCCTCAGCGAGACAGGAGGCCTAGctaaggtgaaggtggaggagagaggcatCCATATTTACAGTTTGAGGTCATCTTCTACAGCTTACACGGTGGCTGTTAAGGTATGTTGAGtctgtggttctctctctctctctctctctctctctctctctctctctctctctctctctgtctctctctcatgtttatattgttatttatagtttctctcctcctctcttctctttgttgttgttgttgttgttgttgttcttgtttgttttgtttatctaatgttttttttcttcttcttcttccactattacactgccaccactacctcctcctcctcctcctcctcctcctcctcctcctcctcctcctcctctatttcttcttatcttactaattccacctcctcctcctcctcctgctcctcctccttctcctcttgtccttgttcttcttcttcctcctcctcctcttcttccattacctcattctcatcctacttttactcctcctcctcctcctcctcctcctcctcctcttatcctacTTCTTTTCTCTACTCTTTCATCTCaaacacctctcctcctcttcttcttcctcctcctcctcctacagatGTCGGTCCTCCTTGGGTGCGTCAAGAAGGACCACCCCCTAGTCTTCCTGGACCTGAGGGCGGGGGATAGACCACTTGGGAGGGTCTACATTGAACTCTGGGGACACATGAAGCGGGCACAACAGTTCATGGCCCTCTGCTTGGGGACTTATGGGCCATCCTATAGAGatacaaggtgtgtgtgtgtgtgtgtgtgtgtgtgtgtgtgtgtgtgaagagggtATTGTtataatcaaacacacacacacacatacacacacacacacacactcagaaaagacagaaaacaagGATTAGatagaatatttttttaaaccaacgagtgagtgagagagagagagagagagagagagagagagagagagagagagagagagagagagagagagagagagagagagagagagaggtgactcagatttctctctctctctctctctctctctcgcgactCGCTTTAAGGACAAAATAAGATGCGATTgtgtgaaaaatgagaaagtgagagaaagtgagCAAATTGTACTGTGTGAGCTAGCTTTActtaaataaacacacatacaaacacacacacacacacacacatacataccaccaccaccaccactactactactactactaccaccactactactactactactactattactaccttcTACAGATTCGACGGGGTGAGCAGCCGTGGGGAGGCGGGAGAATACGTGAGAGGGGGTGACTACAGCGGGAGGCAGGGGCTGGGGGGGAGGCACTGATGGACAACCTTGAGTGGGGAGGAACGtaagtaactactactactactactactactactactactactactactactactacttaaaactaaataatcaaataaaacaatatgaaaacggaaaaaaaataagaaaattgaaagaaaaaacactcaaacaaagTCACGTTTTCTGTTCTCGTAGGTgggcaaagaaaatggaagccgggcaggtgtgtggcgtaggaggggaagaggaaagaaaatttggGGCCCTTTTTGCAATCTGCCTTCGTGATAACCCTGACAGTTTCTTCAGGGCGCCCTTCGGAGTGGTAACAAGTGGTCTAGAGGTAGTTGAGATAGCGTGCAGGCATAAACCCTTTCATGTAGTCAGGGTGTCTgagtgtggcgtgtgtgtgggtgtttgaatgtgtgtgtgtgtgtgtgtgtgtgtgtgtgtgtgtgtgtgtgtgtgtgtgtgtgtgtgtgtgtgtgtgttagctaaGGCTGGGAAGATACGGTGATTAATTGtgctgattgtgtgtgtgtgtgtgtgtgtgtgtgtgtgttagatagaatactactactactactactactactactactactactactactgctgctgttactactgctgctgctgctactactacaagaaaaagaagacgaagaagaggaagacaagaaaacaataactactactactactactactaccactactactactactattacatataTAGGTAATTCTAATACATAGATTAATAATGTTGGTAATTCTTATACTGCTGAAAAAATAACTGTAATTTTTTGTatcatgataataacaataataacaataataataatagtaataataataataataataataataataataataataataataataaaaatgtgtttattttttcaccaatccaataaacaataacaataatttttccttcttcttcttcttcttcttcttcttcttcttcttcttcctcttcttctcctcctcctcctcctcctgatcctcctcttcttcttcttcctcctcctcctcctcctgctgcaacTGTAAAACTGtcagcagaagaaggaggaggaggaggaggaggaagacgaggaggaggaggaggaggaggaggaggaggaggaggaggaggaggaggagcagctacCTTgacatctccacctcctcctcctcctcctcctgaccttgTGCTCGAtaaagcctcctcctcctcctcctcctcctcctcctcctcctcctcctcctcctcccacgcccgTCTGAAGAGCTGATATTACaccctcgcacacacacacacacacacacacacacacacacacacacacacacacacacacacacacacacacacatacatagctatatccttgtgtgtgtgtgtgtgtgtgtgtgtgtgtgtgtgtgtgtgtgtgtgtgtgtgtgtgtgtgtgtgtatttatagtGCCAAAAGAACagttctcccctccccccaccggtacgtacacacacacacacacacacacacacacacacacacacacacacacacacacacacacacactcacctctgtctctctcccatccatagagagagagagagagagagagagagagagagagagagagagagagagagagagagagagagagagagagagagagagagagagagaggaggaaaatgataccgtgaaattgttgttgttgttgttgttgttgttgttgttattattgttgttgttgttgttgttgttgttgttgttgttgttattattattattattatcatcaactTTGACCTaattgcgtgcgtgcgtgcgtgcgtgtgtgtgtgtgtgtgtgtgtgtgtgtgtgtgtctggttacacacacacacacacacacacacacacacacgcagtcagagaaacacacagacaaacaaacaaacaaatatagaaacaaacaaataaaataaataaataaagcaacacacacacacacacacacacacacacacacacacacacacacacacacacacacacacactgctctccTGACCTCGTATAAAATTCAGTGACGTAATAAGAAACCCGCCACGTGATTGGTCAGTCTGCATCCAATTGCTGCACGCTCATTGGTTCTCTCTCCGACACTCTTATCGCGTCTCTCATTGGTGGAAACAACTTTGGTTCGTCAAattgtggttattgttgttgtagtggtagtagtagtagtagtagtagtagtagtagtagtagtagtagtagtagtagtagtagtagtagactaattattggtattactactactactactactactactactactactactactactactactactactactactactactaaatgtcaaaaaataggaaattaataaagaaaagtaaatatcagagagagagagagagagagagagagagagagagagagagagagagagagagagagagagacgaggtcACTTGGTATTGTGAGCGACCCAAAACgacttcattcattctctctctctctctctctctctctctctctctctctctctctctctctctctctctctcttaacactgTCTATAATCAAAAATATTCTATGCTTAGTTACaaatttacaacacacacacacacacacacacacacacacacacacacacacacacacacacacacacacacacacacactaaataaataaataaataaataaataaataaataaataaataaacaaaaatcaataaaataaaataaaataaataaaaaatacataaaaagtagattattttcattttcttgtccaagagagagagagagagagagagagagagagagagagagagagagaataaggaggtCAAACATTCcaagctgcctctctctctctctctctctctctctctctctctctctctctctctctctctctctctctctctctctctctctctctcaagaaggaaagtaaagagttgaataaatttatataagatgattttttttaattgttctagttgttgttgttgttgttgttgttgttgttgttgttgttgttgttgttgttgttgttgttgatgatgttgttgttgttgttgttactttctttccttcctctcctcttcctttctttaccatTGTCATcaacttccccctcctcttcctcctcctcctcctcctcctcctcctcctcctcctcctcctcctcctcctcctattcctcctcctcctgatcctcctccttctcttcttcctcctcctcttcccaagaTTCTGAGGATGCACTGGGTCataatatagaagaagaagaagaagaggaggaggaggaggaggaggaggaggaggaggaggaggaggaggaggaggaggaggaggaggagattatgaAAGAGTGCAAAATTAGTGAaccataacaaacaaacaaacaaacacacacacacacacacacacacacacacacacacacacacacacacacacacacagagagagagagagagagagagagagagagagagagagagagagagagagagagagagagagagagagagagagagagagagagagagagagatggagaatagcatatgtgtgtgtatgtgtgtgtgtgtgtgtgtgtgtgtgtgtgtgtgtgtgtgtgtgtgtgtgtgtgtgtgtgtgtgtgtgtatgtacgtgtgacCAGCCAGGAAGTCTAATacctgtctatcttttttttgcTCACTCGCTCTACGAAaggtcaactctctctctctctctctctctctctctctctctctctctctctctctctctctctctctctctctctctgatatttcaCTTTCCTATGTTAATGTTGGGTTTTTTATGTTAaatttgtggtagtagtagtagtagtagtagtagtagtagtagtagtagtagtagtagtagcagtagtagtagtagtagtagtagtagtagtagtagtagtagtagtagtagtagtagtagtagtagtagtagtagtagtggttacaaaaaatctctctcttaCGTGTATGGTCAACACATCCTTGGTGACGGGGGTGTTCCCTGAGGCCTGGAAACACGCCTTGGTCGTCCCAATATATAAGAACGGTGACTCTGATAGTGTGAATAATTATAGACCAGTATCTATACTACCTATCATATCTAAAGTACTGGAAAAAATTGTTGCTAAACAGCTGTCATTTTACTTAGAATCTAATGATTTATTGTCTAAGAGTCAACATGGCTTTCGACCCAAACTATCTACTGAAACGGCCCTCACTAGCGTCACAGATGCATTGTATGCAAATATGGACAACAAGAAAGTATCTCTGTTAACCTTGTGTGACCTCTCCAAAGCATTTGACACAGTCAACCATAAATTCCTTCTAAATAAGTGCTCTCTATTAAATATTGACTGCTTTTGGTTTGATAATTATTTGATGAATAGAAGTATGTCAGTTCGTCTAGAAAACAATAtatctaaaaagaaaactacttgCTATGGGGTCCCACAAGGCTCGATCCTGGGACCAATTTTATTTGGCATCTATGTCAATGACTTATATGAACATGTTGATTGTTTCCTGATACAATATGCTGACGACACACAATTTTTGCATTCGGGAACTATTGAAGATATTAATCaaattgtgaaatacactgaggaCACTCATGAGAAATGTCGAGATTATTTTTTGAAAAATGGTTTGATGTTCAACTCCTCTAAAACTCAGTGTATTTTTATAGGAAACAGTCAGCTATTATCTAAAATTCCACCTACCACAACGATCAACTTTAATGGGAACATCATATACCCAAGTAAACACGTAAAAAACTTAGGAGTCTATATTGACCGCTTTATGCTCTTTGATGTCCATATTAATGAGTTAAATAAGAAAGCTATTGGTATTTTAATGTATATCAGCAGAATAGGTGACAGCTTAGATAAACAAACCAGGGTCATTATTGTACAGACACTCGTTCTTAGCTTAATTGAGTATTGCATTAGGATATGGGGAACTGCAAGTGACACTGTAATATCTAATGTGCAGAAAGTGCAAAATTTTGCAGCAAGGGTTGCAGTGGGAGGAGTAAGGAAATATGATCATATATCTCCATTTATCAGGGAACTGAAATGGctaaaaataaagcagaaacatgtatttcaaGTAGGTAtaactatttttaaagctttacGAGGATTTTACCCAGAATGGTTTTTATCATTAAGCAGTAGACAAGCTGTTACTAGCAGCATCACCAGACAGAGGCACAGCCTGTACGtgccacacacaaaaacacacagtgGAGACAGGCGCACTGCTGTACGAGGAGCCAAGCTGTGGAACGCGCTCCCACCTCGCCTAACCCAGGCACCCTCTCTTAACACTTTTAAGGCTAGAATTGAGAAATTTCTGCTAACAGATAATGTTTAAGCCAGACTGAGGATTTTATCGTCATCTTTTCAAGAAAATTTTACTCGCTAATATATCtctattttatacttttatcttaattttattgtatttttatttttattttatatgtatgtttttgtgcatgtgtagtatgtgtgtttcttttattgtgactttttacctttgggatttaatggtaaacaatttatcaaatcttttacattaatatataataGTTGTAAGAGACTTATGTATCTGAATGTATTGTGATTGATGTGTCTATCGTAATTACTAAATATCTATTGTAACCTGAGTAATAACCACTTTGGTGGATAATAAacaaatctgaatctgaatctgaaaatctctctctctctctctctctctctctctctctctctctctctctctctctctctctctctctgtctctctctctctctcttgggtattcctataattacacacacacacacacacacacacacacacacacacacacacacacacacacacacacacacacacacacacacacaaatgacatCATAATCTTTTAGTAAttgtgaggaaagagagagagagagagagagagagagagagagagagagagagagagagagagagagagagagagagagagagagagagagagagagagagacttacgtcactgaaataaagaaaagataatatcaagcattttctttgttttgtttctttttttttcttcttcttcttcttcttcttcttcttcttcttcttcttcttcttcttcctcgtttttatCTTCCCATCTTGAAAATTTGTTTGGTTTTTCAgaattcatgtgtttttttaattttttcttgtaatctcttcatcatcattattgttttctcctcctc is a window encoding:
- the LOC135095645 gene encoding tripartite motif-containing protein 59-like; the protein is MAEALPEEARVSEVQRGVEEVEEHAEAPYEEALTCSVCLKQYDSEFRRPLMLPACGHTFCRSCVKGLACEGVGVVCPCCRREYKDTDVDSFPINFSVEILASSTKNQQKMKPVPVNECQEHGVRYAFWCRFCEVPACGECLFDGHPRPSHAICRITDVVKEIKSRAEELVEQSSEETVGFLGDLLNRVVRGISDLQEAGHILQEVGRLKRTAQDSKTLSSITKAFESAKGVRQRVQALRNCEEPHDSIRIGDRPVVVALSETGGLAKVKVEERGIHIYSLRSSSTAYTVAVKMSVLLGCVKKDHPLVFLDLRAGDRPLGRVYIELWGHMKRAQQFMALCLGTYGPSYRDTRFDGVSSRGEAGEYVRGGDYSGRQGLGGRH